In Carassius auratus strain Wakin chromosome 36, ASM336829v1, whole genome shotgun sequence, the following are encoded in one genomic region:
- the LOC113054902 gene encoding microspherule protein 1-like isoform X1: MEKDVKAGMSSVVAAEASVGPVVSQSRSEDEESTAVKRTAAQAFSGPGMIPKRRSSSRSIKRKKFDDELVESSLAKSTSRVKGQPVIEPIRCPGSDLTISDKKKPQGLKSASSFTHPLTMVIAPSSMTKRMKKSKQPLQITKDLGRWKPTDDLLLINAVLQTTDLSSVHLGVKFSCRFTLREIQERWYALLYDPVISKLAWQSMRQLHPEAIAAIQSKALFSQAEEALLAKITSSSQPKLEVFQDLLNKHPNVFYPSRTAKNLMVHWQLLKQYYLLEDQSVQPLPKGEQVLNFSDAEQVVDDAKLKDSRDEVLEHELMIADRHQKREIRQLEQELPRWQVLVDSITGMNSPDFDNQTLAALRGRMVRYLMRSREITLGRATKDKQIDVDLSLEGPAWKISRKQGIIKLKNNGDFFIANEGRRPIYIDGRPVLSGNKWKLNNNSVMEIAGLRFVFLINQELISLIKAEAAKMNQA, translated from the exons ATGGAGAAAG ATGTGAAGGCGGGTATGTCCTCTGTCGTGGCTGCAGAAGCGTCGGTCGGACCTGTGGTGTCACAGAGCCGCTCAGAGGACGAGGAGTCCACCGCTGTGAAGAGGACCGCCGCTCAGGCCTTCAGTGGACCGGGAATGATCCCCAAACGCAGAAGCTCCTCCAG atcaataaaaagaaagaagttTGATGACGAACTGGTTGAGAGTAGCCTTGCGAAATCTACCAGTCGGGTCAAAGGTCAGCCTGTCATTGAGCCAATCAGATGTCCCGGCAGTGACCTCACCATCAGTGACAAAAAGAAG CCACAGGGTTTAAAGTCTGCCAGCTCTTTTACACATCCCCTTACCATGGTGATCGCTCCTTCATCAATGACCAAACGGATGAAGAAGAGCAAGCAGCCGTTACAGATCACCAAAGACCTGGGCCGCTGGAAACCCACCGACGACCTGCTGCTCATCAATGCCGTTTTGCAG ACCACAGATCTCTCATCTGTTCATCTGGGGGTGAAATTCAGCTGTCGCTTCACGCTGCGAGAGATTCAGGAGCGCTGGTACGCTCTACTGTATGACCCAGTCATATCAAA GTTGGCGTGGCAGTCCATGAGACAGCTGCATCCAGAGGCCATCGCTGCTATTCAGAGTAAAGCTCTGTTCAGTCAGGCAGAGGAAGCCCTGCTCGCCAAGATCACCTCA AGCAGTCAGCCTAAGCTGGAGGTTTTTCAAGATTTGCTGAACAAGCACCCGAATGTCTTTTACCCGTCGCGCACTGCTAAGAATCTGATGGTCCACTGGCAGCTGCTCAAGCAGTACTATCTGCTGGAGGACCAGAGCG TTCAACCTCTGCCTAAAGGAGAGCAAGTGCTGAACTTCTCTGACGCCGAGCAGGTGGTTGATGATGCCAAACTCAA ggacAGCAGGGATGAAGTCTTAGAGCACG AGCTGATGATTGCAGATAGACATCAGAAGCGTGAGATCAGACAGCTGGAGCAGGAGCTTCCTCGCTGGCAGGTGTTAGTGGACAGCATCACAG GCATGAATTCACCAGACTTTGATAATCAGACGCTGGCAGCTTTACGTGGACGAATGGTCAGATATCTGATGAGATCTAGAGAG ATCACACTGGGACGTGCAACtaaagacaaacagatagatGTAGATCTGTCTTTGGAGGGTCCTGCGTGGAAGATCTCCAGAAAGCAAG GGatcattaaactgaaaaataacgGAGATTTCTTCATCGCTAATGAAGGCCGAAGACCCATTTACATTGATGGACGACCAGTTTTATCTGGAAACAAGTGGAAACTCAACAACAATTCTGTGATGGAG
- the LOC113054902 gene encoding microspherule protein 1-like isoform X2, which produces MEKDVKAGMSSVVAAEASVGPVVSQSRSEDEESTAVKRTAAQAFSGPGMIPKRRSSSRSIKRKKFDDELVESSLAKSTSRVKGQPVIEPIRCPGSDLTISDKKKGLKSASSFTHPLTMVIAPSSMTKRMKKSKQPLQITKDLGRWKPTDDLLLINAVLQTTDLSSVHLGVKFSCRFTLREIQERWYALLYDPVISKLAWQSMRQLHPEAIAAIQSKALFSQAEEALLAKITSSSQPKLEVFQDLLNKHPNVFYPSRTAKNLMVHWQLLKQYYLLEDQSVQPLPKGEQVLNFSDAEQVVDDAKLKDSRDEVLEHELMIADRHQKREIRQLEQELPRWQVLVDSITGMNSPDFDNQTLAALRGRMVRYLMRSREITLGRATKDKQIDVDLSLEGPAWKISRKQGIIKLKNNGDFFIANEGRRPIYIDGRPVLSGNKWKLNNNSVMEIAGLRFVFLINQELISLIKAEAAKMNQA; this is translated from the exons ATGGAGAAAG ATGTGAAGGCGGGTATGTCCTCTGTCGTGGCTGCAGAAGCGTCGGTCGGACCTGTGGTGTCACAGAGCCGCTCAGAGGACGAGGAGTCCACCGCTGTGAAGAGGACCGCCGCTCAGGCCTTCAGTGGACCGGGAATGATCCCCAAACGCAGAAGCTCCTCCAG atcaataaaaagaaagaagttTGATGACGAACTGGTTGAGAGTAGCCTTGCGAAATCTACCAGTCGGGTCAAAGGTCAGCCTGTCATTGAGCCAATCAGATGTCCCGGCAGTGACCTCACCATCAGTGACAAAAAGAAG GGTTTAAAGTCTGCCAGCTCTTTTACACATCCCCTTACCATGGTGATCGCTCCTTCATCAATGACCAAACGGATGAAGAAGAGCAAGCAGCCGTTACAGATCACCAAAGACCTGGGCCGCTGGAAACCCACCGACGACCTGCTGCTCATCAATGCCGTTTTGCAG ACCACAGATCTCTCATCTGTTCATCTGGGGGTGAAATTCAGCTGTCGCTTCACGCTGCGAGAGATTCAGGAGCGCTGGTACGCTCTACTGTATGACCCAGTCATATCAAA GTTGGCGTGGCAGTCCATGAGACAGCTGCATCCAGAGGCCATCGCTGCTATTCAGAGTAAAGCTCTGTTCAGTCAGGCAGAGGAAGCCCTGCTCGCCAAGATCACCTCA AGCAGTCAGCCTAAGCTGGAGGTTTTTCAAGATTTGCTGAACAAGCACCCGAATGTCTTTTACCCGTCGCGCACTGCTAAGAATCTGATGGTCCACTGGCAGCTGCTCAAGCAGTACTATCTGCTGGAGGACCAGAGCG TTCAACCTCTGCCTAAAGGAGAGCAAGTGCTGAACTTCTCTGACGCCGAGCAGGTGGTTGATGATGCCAAACTCAA ggacAGCAGGGATGAAGTCTTAGAGCACG AGCTGATGATTGCAGATAGACATCAGAAGCGTGAGATCAGACAGCTGGAGCAGGAGCTTCCTCGCTGGCAGGTGTTAGTGGACAGCATCACAG GCATGAATTCACCAGACTTTGATAATCAGACGCTGGCAGCTTTACGTGGACGAATGGTCAGATATCTGATGAGATCTAGAGAG ATCACACTGGGACGTGCAACtaaagacaaacagatagatGTAGATCTGTCTTTGGAGGGTCCTGCGTGGAAGATCTCCAGAAAGCAAG GGatcattaaactgaaaaataacgGAGATTTCTTCATCGCTAATGAAGGCCGAAGACCCATTTACATTGATGGACGACCAGTTTTATCTGGAAACAAGTGGAAACTCAACAACAATTCTGTGATGGAG